Below is a genomic region from Kribbella qitaiheensis.
ACTCGACCAGTTGATGGTCGACCGGGCCGCGGAGGGGATCGTGGTGCCGGCCGCCGACCCGGCCAAGTGGCAGGAGCAACTCAAGGACGGCATGCGTTCGATGCTGAAAGTGATGCGCGCCTACCCCGGGGTGGCCCGGGCGGCCATCGGTCAGGTGCCGTTGGGGGAGCGCGCGATGGCCAGTACCGAAGCCATGCTCGCGATCCTCAAGGCGGGCCGGGTGCCGGATCAGGCGGCGGCCTGGGCGATCGACATGCTCTCGCTCTACGTGACCGCGGTCGCGTTCGAGGAGAGTGTCCAGGGCGCGTCGGGATGGACGCTGGAGGATGTCGAGGGCTTCATCGCCGGCCTCCGGACCTACTTCGAGGGTCTTCCGGTGGACCGGTTCCCGCTGACGGTCGCCCTGGCCGGTGCGCTGGTGGCGGGGTCCGGGGGTGACGAGCGCTTCGAGTTCGGGCTCGAGGTCATCGTCGGCGGGCTGGCCGCCATGGTTCCCGCGGACCAGTAGGTCCTGAGTGCTTGCTGTGCAGCGCGACGCTGCCCGTGGTGCGGCCCGCTAAGGCATGAGTGGTTCCTGCAATTCGGTGACCCAACCTGCGGAGTCATCAGGGCAGTCGAGGTAGAGCTCACGGGCCGGCCCATTGGAGCGATGACCGTTGTCGTCGACCCAGCGGGCCAACGCCTGCCATGCCGGTAAAACGTCATCGATGCGGCCACGATGCACCAGCGTCGCAGCCCGGACGGCCGGTGTGTCCAGCACGGTGAGCCCGTTCAGCTCCCCGTCGTAGGAGACAACAGCCGGTACTGCGGCGTGCAGCGCCACCTGGTCGCCCGACGTCTCGTAGAAGCAGGTCAGCCGGCCGGACGGTATGACGCCTGTTGCCTCGGGCAACCGTTGGCCGAGTTCGGCGCAGAGGGGCTGGATCACCGGGCCGATCTGCTCGGGCCTGAAATCGTCGGCGATCCCCGCCAGCGCGACGTACCGAGTGGCTGGCAGGTCCTTCACGACCGCAGCCGGTACTTCGTCGCCCAGCTCGATGCTGTGCAAGCGCGATTCGACCTGGGTGAGTCTTGCGGTGCCCTCGGCGACCTCGGTCTCGAGCTCTGCCCGGCGCAGCGCGAGCATCGCCCGTACTTCGACCAGGCTGATCTCGTCGGCGAGCATCGTGCGGACCTGTTCGAGCGTGAACCCCAGATGCTTGAGCGCGACCACGCGGTTCAGGTCCGCGAGCTGGGCGGCCTCGTAACTGCGATAGCCCGTGGCCTCGTCGACGTGGGCGGGCCGGAGCAGCCCGATGGCGTCGTAGTGGCGCAGCATCCGTACCGACACCCGGCCGTGCCGGGCGAAGTCCCCGATCGCGAACATGCTGTCACCTTCCTATGGGTGGAGTGAATCAGCAACGAGGTCCGCGAAGGTGATCGCCGTGTCGTCTTCGTGGAACGCGCTGATCACCTGAGCCCCGACAGGTAGGCCGCTGGACCTGATCGGCATGCTCACCGCAGGCAGTCCGGTCAGGGATGCGTGCGAGATCCAGAAGACCTGCGCGTCGTACGGCCGTCCGTCGATCGTGCGTTCGTCGAACGGGCGGTCGTCATGCGGGAAGGCCGTCGTGAAGCTGGTCGGGCAGAGGAAGACGTCGATGTCCGCGAAGTACGCCTGCCAGGTCGCTCGCGCCGCCATCCGCCGATGCTCCTGCTGGAGGATCTCGGCCAGGCTCGCGAAGTCGGTGCCCTCGCCGTGCAGAGCGAAGAACAGTCCGACCTGGAACCCGAAGTCCTCTGCTTGAGCACTCGGATCGACGCCGTCCGGCCAACCCTCGACGAGCTTCACGCCTTGATTTGCGAGCGCGTCCAGGTGATCCGACAACGCTTCGCCGACCTCGTCGGTGACCGGTGCGTCCGGGTGGTCGAGCACGTACCCAACCCGGTAGTCGGCGAGTCTGCGGTGTCGCGGCGGTTCCAATCGCCAGCACATCGCCTTGCCGACCGGTCCGCCGGTGACCTGCAGCGCGGTCCGGAGATCCGCGGCGGATCGAGCAAGTGGGCCGACGTTCGAGATGGAAGGGAATTCGGTGGCGGGCAGGGTCGGCCCAGGTGGCTGGAAACCATCCAGCGGTACCAGGCCGGCTGTCGGTTTCAGGCCGTAGACGCCGCAGTACGCCGCGGGAAGGCGGATCGAGCCGACCAGGTCGGAGCCGTACTCGAGATAGGTCAGTCCCGATGCCAGCGCCGCCGCGCTGCCGCCGCTGGAGCCGCCCGGCGTACGGCTCACGTCGTACGGGTTGTTCGTGCGGCCGTAGATCGCGTTGCTCGTCTGGCCGAAGTCGCCGAGCATCGTGTGCACATTGCTCTTGCCGACGATGATCGCTCCGGCCCCGGCCAGTCGGTCGGCGAGCGTCGCGGAGGTGTCGGGTACGTAGTCCGCGAAGGCCGGATCACCCCAGGTCGTGTGCAGCCCGGCGACGTTGATCGCGTCTTTGATGGTCATTGGTACGCCGTGCAGCGGCCCGAGGTCGGCGCCTGATGCGACCGCTTCGTCAGCGGCTGTCGCAGCCTTCAGTGCGTACTCCGGGCGGGTCTCGACCACCGCGTTGATGCTCGTGGCGGCGGCGATCCGGGCCAGCAGTTCTTCGGTGAGTTCACGGGACGAGGCCTGGCCGGCGCTGATCGCGGCGGCTGCCTGCTGGGCGGTACGGAATTCATTCATGGCGCCAGCAGTACGGTCTGACACCGTGTCAGGGTCAAGCCCGTTGCCAATCGGAGATTACCCGAGCGCCGGACCAACTGGAGGCGCCTTCGGTGATTTCGACAGACTGATGGTATTGACAAGATTTGTACGGCGTGCAAATAATACTGACTATGTTAAAGGGGGAAGGGAACTGGCGCGAGGCGCGGCGGGCGAGTGCCCGGGCGGCCGTGTTGGTGGCGGCCTGGGAACTGGTGCGGGCGGACGGACCGGCCGCGCTGTCGATGCGGGAACTGGCTCGCAGGGCCGGCATCACCACGCCGACCGTCTATGCGTACTTCGAGTCGAAGAACGCGATCTTCGACGCGATGTTCGCGGAGGCCGCGCAGAGTTTCGTCGAGCTGAAAGCCGCGGTGCCGACCACCGACGATCCGCGGCAGGACCTGCTCGCCGAAGCTCGGGCATTTGTGGAGTTCTGCGTGTCCGACGCGCCTCGGTACCAGCTTCTGTTCCAGCGTTCCGTGCCGGGCTTCACGCCCTCGCCGGAGTCCTATGAGCTCGCAGTGAGTGCCCTGGAGGTCACTCGCGGGCTCCTCGCACGCAATGGCGTGCACGATCCGCGACACCTCGACATCTGGACCGCCGTCACGGTCGGCCTGGTCGACCAGCAGGTCTCCAACGACCCTGATGGCGACCGGTGGAGCCGGCTCGTCGACGACGTGACCCAGATGTTCCTCGATCGCTACGCGACCGGGGGAGTCAGTTCCTGAAGGGGGCACCTCATGTCCGGCGTTACCCAGGCAACACTCCACCATCTCGCCCTGACCGTGACCGATCTGGATGCCAGCGTCCGGTGGTACGGCGAGGTCTTCGACGTCCACCCGATCATGGATGTCCCACACCAGGGCGGCGTCGGCCGGATCCTCGCCAACGCCGACTATCGCCTGATGATCGCGTTGCACCGCCACGAGACCAACGACGGCGGGCTCTGCGCCGAGACGACGACCGGGCTCGACCATGCGGGCTTCACCGTCGGCAGTCGCGCCGATCTCGAGCAGTGGCAGGACCATCTGGAGGCTCACGGTGTGGTGCGCGCTGACCACGCCGACAAGCCGCTGACCCAGTCGCCGATCGCGGACGAGCCGTACGCCTCGGTCCTGGTCTTCCGCGACCAGGACAACATCCAGCTCGAACTCTTCTCGCCCGTCCAGCACTAGCGCCGTCCTGCCTCTTGCCTGGTAGGGACTGCTTGGTAGATGTCGACAATCGGCAGATATCGAGGCAGTGCATACCGGGCCGGAGAGTTCCGATGCCGAAGGTCAGGACCTCGGCGGGGGCGAAGGCGAACACGTCGGCGGGGGCTGAGGGGGAACCGGCGTTGAGTCGCTGGTTGCGGACGCGTGCAAGGTGGCGCTTCCGTGCTGACTGAAGGAGCGGTTGCCTCTGGCAACGGATACTTCTATCCGTCGACAAATGCTGACAGGCATACCGCGCGTTGATGTCGGACCAGGAGATCTTCGGCCCGGTCGCGCCGCTCACCCCCTCCTCAGGCTAGTGCCTCGTCAAGCAACGTTGGGGGTGGTACTCGCCGCCGCTGGGTTCTGCTCGCGTCTTGGCGATCGCGCGGATCGCCGGTGCGGTGGGTGGCGGGACGGTGATGGGTGTAGCTGGGCCGGGCGGGTGGCGGGACCTGGGACAGGATGTCGGGGGCTCGGACAAGCTATTTGGTGTCCCAGGTCGCGGCGGTGTGTCCCAGCCCCCGGCAGCACGTCCCGGGTTCGGGCGGGGCTGCGACTATGTGCACCAGATCTGTGATCCCGCGGCCGGAATCTGCTCAGCCGGTGCACAAAGTCGCGATCCGGATGGCTGGCCGCGGGTGAGGAGTCGGTGCTGAGGCGGCTGGGCGGTGCATTGGTCCAGCCGGGCTGACCACCGATTCCGACCTCAACGTTTCTTGTCGCGGCACTAGCTCTTGTGGTCGGTAGCGATGAGGCCGTGGAGGTGCCAGTCGTGCCAGCCGTCGGCGTGTTTGATCGCTTGGCGGAGGGTGCCTTCGAGGTGGTAGTTGGTGCGTTCCGCGACGCGGCAGGAGGCTGTGTTGGCTGTAGAGTGGTTGATGTTCAGCCGGTGGAACCCAATCTGCCCGAAAGCCCAAGCGGACAAGGCCTTTACGGATCTTGCGGCGAGGGCTTGGCCTCGGGCTGCTGGGGTCATCCAGTACGACAAACCGGCGGATGCCTCGGTCAGCGAAATCGCGCGTAGTCCGATCTGGCCGAGTGGCTGATCGTTGCCGTCGACGACTGCCCAGCTCGCTGACGTTTCCTCATCCCATCGCGCCGCCCATTGCCCGGTCCACTCGACCGCCTCATCGAGAGAGTCGAGCCGCCGCACATGCCACCGCTGGATATCAGGACAACCAAACGCGGACTGCACCATAGGCGCGTCGCTCTCCCGCCAGGGCCGCAGTACGAGCCCGTCCTCACTCGCGATCCGGGGCTGTTCGAGCTCCCGTAACGTCCCACGCCGCAAGACCGGCTCAACAAGCAGAGGCATGGTCCAGATGTTAGTGCCCCGGGGGAGGGGCTACCCGTCGGAGACTAACCGGCCTCCACGGGTGGGTGGAGCCGAAAGCCACCAGTCCAAGCTCGCCTTGCTTTCTTCCAGTAGATCGATCTTCGCCACTGCGTGCTCAATGACCTGTTGCGGGAGCCGGAGATCGTGGTCGATGACGTAGTGCGCCAAGCCCTCGGGCCACTGATAGACGCCATCGGTGAATTCGAGCGCACCGTTCGGCTGGCCGCACAGTCGGCAAGGGGAGAGCCCCATAAACGACATGATCATGGTCCCGCTGCAAAGGTAGGCCCAGACGACGTGCCTCTCGTCCTCGTTCCACGACTCGTCTACCAAGTCCTTGGGATCCGGATACTCCGGATGCATTTCGTTGCGCCAATACCCGATCAATCGCCGCGATTCCATTGACACAGTCTGACCCGGCCGCTCCGACGACCAGACGTCACCAAGGCCGGCATAGAAGCCGGCCCTCGTCACGGCTAGCCGCGACGAAGGA
It encodes:
- a CDS encoding VOC family protein: MSGVTQATLHHLALTVTDLDASVRWYGEVFDVHPIMDVPHQGGVGRILANADYRLMIALHRHETNDGGLCAETTTGLDHAGFTVGSRADLEQWQDHLEAHGVVRADHADKPLTQSPIADEPYASVLVFRDQDNIQLELFSPVQH
- a CDS encoding TetR/AcrR family transcriptional regulator, producing the protein MLKGEGNWREARRASARAAVLVAAWELVRADGPAALSMRELARRAGITTPTVYAYFESKNAIFDAMFAEAAQSFVELKAAVPTTDDPRQDLLAEARAFVEFCVSDAPRYQLLFQRSVPGFTPSPESYELAVSALEVTRGLLARNGVHDPRHLDIWTAVTVGLVDQQVSNDPDGDRWSRLVDDVTQMFLDRYATGGVSS
- a CDS encoding MerR family transcriptional regulator, whose product is MFAIGDFARHGRVSVRMLRHYDAIGLLRPAHVDEATGYRSYEAAQLADLNRVVALKHLGFTLEQVRTMLADEISLVEVRAMLALRRAELETEVAEGTARLTQVESRLHSIELGDEVPAAVVKDLPATRYVALAGIADDFRPEQIGPVIQPLCAELGQRLPEATGVIPSGRLTCFYETSGDQVALHAAVPAVVSYDGELNGLTVLDTPAVRAATLVHRGRIDDVLPAWQALARWVDDNGHRSNGPARELYLDCPDDSAGWVTELQEPLMP
- a CDS encoding amidase family protein produces the protein MNEFRTAQQAAAAISAGQASSRELTEELLARIAAATSINAVVETRPEYALKAATAADEAVASGADLGPLHGVPMTIKDAINVAGLHTTWGDPAFADYVPDTSATLADRLAGAGAIIVGKSNVHTMLGDFGQTSNAIYGRTNNPYDVSRTPGGSSGGSAAALASGLTYLEYGSDLVGSIRLPAAYCGVYGLKPTAGLVPLDGFQPPGPTLPATEFPSISNVGPLARSAADLRTALQVTGGPVGKAMCWRLEPPRHRRLADYRVGYVLDHPDAPVTDEVGEALSDHLDALANQGVKLVEGWPDGVDPSAQAEDFGFQVGLFFALHGEGTDFASLAEILQQEHRRMAARATWQAYFADIDVFLCPTSFTTAFPHDDRPFDERTIDGRPYDAQVFWISHASLTGLPAVSMPIRSSGLPVGAQVISAFHEDDTAITFADLVADSLHP
- a CDS encoding TetR/AcrR family transcriptional regulator → MNQSPWQPISPEKPARPVRTPLNRERIVDAAMRVLLDQGYEAVSMRKVAQALDTGPASLYAHVANKRELDQLMVDRAAEGIVVPAADPAKWQEQLKDGMRSMLKVMRAYPGVARAAIGQVPLGERAMASTEAMLAILKAGRVPDQAAAWAIDMLSLYVTAVAFEESVQGASGWTLEDVEGFIAGLRTYFEGLPVDRFPLTVALAGALVAGSGGDERFEFGLEVIVGGLAAMVPADQ
- a CDS encoding GNAT family N-acetyltransferase translates to MPLLVEPVLRRGTLRELEQPRIASEDGLVLRPWRESDAPMVQSAFGCPDIQRWHVRRLDSLDEAVEWTGQWAARWDEETSASWAVVDGNDQPLGQIGLRAISLTEASAGLSYWMTPAARGQALAARSVKALSAWAFGQIGFHRLNINHSTANTASCRVAERTNYHLEGTLRQAIKHADGWHDWHLHGLIATDHKS